Proteins encoded within one genomic window of Rhodobacter xanthinilyticus:
- a CDS encoding WGR domain-containing protein — MFDTSQQMEVFPTTVDLKRIDPSLNMRRFYRMSVQPDLFGGACLVREWGRIGFRGQMLIERHPDEGHAVTELLKLAATKHRRGYLRSS, encoded by the coding sequence ATGTTCGACACATCGCAGCAAATGGAAGTGTTCCCGACGACGGTCGATCTCAAGCGGATCGACCCGTCTCTCAACATGCGGCGCTTCTATCGAATGAGCGTTCAGCCGGACCTGTTTGGCGGCGCATGCCTCGTGCGGGAATGGGGCCGTATCGGGTTTCGAGGGCAGATGCTAATCGAACGGCACCCAGACGAGGGGCATGCTGTGACCGAGCTACTGAAGCTTGCAGCGACGAAGCATCGCCGAGGATACTTACGTTCGAGCTAG
- a CDS encoding tyrosine-type recombinase/integrase: protein MLFTSYGLRVAEVAGLRLDDFDWDAEMLRVRCPKPGRTQLWPLFQEVGQAILDYFQHGRPTGYGRAVFFTSRAPIRPLDRKALGKIVRDRLATIGVVTGRRGPHALRHAAAQHLMDRGMSMKVIGDFLGHRDPSSTAIYAKVDLAALREAAALELEGLL from the coding sequence ATGCTGTTCACATCCTACGGTTTGCGTGTCGCTGAGGTAGCGGGCCTGCGCCTCGATGACTTCGATTGGGACGCTGAAATGCTTCGAGTCCGATGCCCGAAGCCGGGTCGGACCCAGCTCTGGCCGCTATTTCAGGAAGTTGGGCAGGCGATCCTGGACTACTTCCAGCATGGGCGGCCTACAGGTTACGGGCGCGCTGTCTTCTTCACCTCGCGGGCGCCGATCCGTCCCTTGGATCGCAAAGCATTGGGAAAAATCGTTCGCGATAGACTCGCGACAATCGGCGTCGTGACGGGCCGGCGAGGCCCACATGCACTCCGGCATGCAGCCGCCCAACACCTTATGGATCGCGGCATGTCGATGAAAGTCATCGGAGACTTCCTCGGCCATCGCGATCCGTCTTCAACGGCGATTTATGCGAAGGTCGACTTGGCAGCCTTACGTGAGGCGGCAGCCCTCGAACTGGAGGGCCTGCTATGA
- a CDS encoding site-specific integrase, which produces MFEEIFLAPAAAKHRNAPLADLRAGYLLQLKAGGARRTTLRKHANAHLNLVRLLDLRDHDRISQNEIETAARLWANPEGRRFDREATSKAKQRFISHCSDLLHHLGWIEADDAVHPCAAELSTYETWLRKERGLSPETVRGYCHAAGHFLTRIAARGILIGALSIADIDDIIGDEHRRGVWSRRTLHDYAQRLRAFIAFAEKRKWCRPGLGAGIVAPRYRVDEVLPKGIERNDVERLMDSVCGGALSICVIGRSSCCSHPTVCVSLR; this is translated from the coding sequence ATGTTCGAAGAAATCTTCCTCGCACCGGCGGCGGCAAAGCACCGCAATGCGCCGCTCGCCGATCTAAGGGCAGGATACCTTCTACAACTCAAAGCAGGTGGGGCACGGCGCACCACACTGCGAAAGCATGCGAATGCCCATCTCAACCTCGTGCGGCTTCTGGACCTTCGCGATCACGACAGGATTAGCCAGAATGAGATCGAAACCGCCGCCAGGCTCTGGGCCAATCCCGAAGGTCGCAGATTTGACCGGGAGGCCACAAGTAAGGCCAAGCAGCGCTTCATCAGCCATTGCTCAGACCTTCTGCATCACCTTGGCTGGATCGAAGCCGATGACGCGGTCCATCCCTGTGCCGCAGAACTCAGTACCTACGAAACCTGGTTGCGCAAGGAGCGGGGCCTCTCCCCCGAAACGGTTCGTGGTTACTGTCACGCGGCTGGCCACTTCCTGACCCGGATTGCGGCGCGCGGCATTCTGATCGGCGCGCTTTCGATAGCTGATATTGACGATATCATTGGTGATGAACATCGCCGCGGCGTCTGGAGCCGAAGAACGCTCCACGACTACGCGCAGCGCCTCAGAGCATTCATCGCCTTTGCCGAAAAGCGCAAATGGTGTCGCCCGGGTTTGGGCGCAGGTATCGTCGCCCCGAGATACAGGGTTGACGAGGTATTGCCGAAGGGGATCGAGCGCAACGACGTCGAGCGGCTTATGGATTCGGTCTGCGGGGGCGCATTGTCGATCTGCGTGATCGGGCGATCCTCATGCTGTTCACATCCTACGGTTTGCGTGTCGCTGAGGTAG
- a CDS encoding DUF7146 domain-containing protein: protein MFAASNPITGTLAETYLRSRGITQFGANGALRFHPKCWHREEGQTQSIPRPAMIAAVTDGAGAVQGVHRTWLAPDGQGKAAVNPQRRAMGHLLGNAVRLTSQDDILVVGEGIETMLSLSEAIPGLPVWAALSSGHLGVVQLPEGLKRLYIAIDRDPAGQRAAEKLSDRASEVGIGCHVLEPRLGDFNDDLRANGKDALRQHLAGQIGPEDRYRLPS from the coding sequence TTGTTTGCTGCCTCGAACCCGATCACAGGCACGCTTGCTGAGACCTACCTCCGTTCCCGAGGCATCACCCAATTCGGGGCGAACGGCGCCTTACGCTTCCACCCGAAGTGCTGGCATCGGGAAGAGGGGCAGACCCAGAGCATCCCCAGACCGGCGATGATCGCGGCGGTCACCGATGGGGCAGGGGCCGTGCAGGGCGTGCATCGCACCTGGCTGGCGCCTGACGGACAGGGGAAGGCGGCAGTGAATCCACAGCGTCGGGCTATGGGTCACCTCCTCGGCAATGCCGTTAGGCTGACCTCGCAGGATGACATCCTCGTCGTCGGCGAAGGCATCGAGACCATGCTGTCCCTGTCCGAGGCAATCCCAGGTCTGCCCGTCTGGGCGGCACTCTCTTCGGGTCACCTCGGGGTGGTCCAGCTGCCGGAGGGGCTGAAGCGCCTCTACATCGCGATCGATCGCGATCCGGCCGGGCAGCGCGCGGCAGAGAAGTTGAGCGACAGAGCCTCCGAGGTCGGGATTGGTTGCCATGTGCTGGAACCGCGGCTAGGGGATTTCAACGATGATCTTCGGGCGAACGGCAAGGACGCGCTGCGCCAGCATCTGGCAGGTCAGATCGGGCCAGAGGATCGGTATCGCCTGCCCAGCTGA
- a CDS encoding ABC transporter substrate-binding protein, with the protein MNLKLTSTTAALLILSGPAFADMDAARGFLDKEIGDLSSLSRAEQEAEMQFFVDAAKPFAGMEIKVVSETITTHEYESQVLAPAFTAITGIKVTHDLIGEGDVVEKLQTQMQSGENIYDGYVNDSDLIGTHWRYQQVRNLTDWMAGEGADVTLPTLDLADFIGLSFTTGPDGKVYQMPTQQFANLYWFRYDWFNDEKNKADFKAAYGYDLGVPVNWSAYEDIAEFFTGRDLSHLGVQGAVYGNMDYGKKDPSLGWRYTDAWMSMAGMGDVGEPNGLPVDEWGIRVNENSQPTGSCVARGGATNSPAAVYAVTKAIEWLNKYSPPAAAGMTFSEAGPIPAQGNVAQQMFWYTAFTADTVKPGLPVMNEDGTPKWRMAPSPHGVYWKEGQKVGYQDAGSWTLMQSTPVDRAKAAWLYAQFVTSKTVDVKKSHVGLTFIRESTVQHDSFTERAPKLGGLVEFYRSPARVAWSPTGTNVPDYPKLAQLWWQNIGDAMSGAKTPQEALDALCADQERVLERLERAGIQGDIGPKLNEEMDAQYWFDQPGAPYPKLENEDETPQTVSYDELIKSWQ; encoded by the coding sequence ATGAACCTTAAGCTCACATCAACAACGGCGGCGCTGCTGATCCTGTCGGGTCCGGCCTTCGCCGACATGGATGCCGCGCGCGGCTTCCTCGACAAGGAGATCGGCGATCTGTCGTCGCTGAGCCGTGCCGAGCAGGAAGCCGAAATGCAGTTCTTCGTCGATGCGGCGAAGCCTTTCGCGGGCATGGAAATCAAGGTCGTCTCTGAAACGATCACCACCCACGAATACGAAAGCCAGGTGCTGGCCCCGGCCTTCACCGCGATCACCGGCATCAAGGTCACCCATGACCTGATCGGCGAGGGCGACGTGGTCGAAAAGCTGCAAACCCAGATGCAGTCGGGCGAGAATATCTACGACGGCTATGTTAATGACAGCGATCTGATCGGCACCCACTGGCGCTATCAGCAGGTGCGCAACCTGACCGACTGGATGGCAGGCGAGGGCGCCGATGTGACCCTGCCGACGCTCGATCTGGCCGACTTCATCGGCCTGAGCTTCACCACCGGCCCGGATGGCAAGGTCTATCAGATGCCGACCCAGCAGTTCGCGAACCTCTACTGGTTCCGCTATGACTGGTTCAACGACGAGAAGAACAAGGCCGACTTCAAGGCGGCTTACGGCTACGATCTGGGCGTTCCGGTCAACTGGTCGGCCTATGAGGATATCGCCGAGTTCTTCACCGGTCGTGATCTGTCGCACCTGGGCGTTCAGGGCGCGGTCTATGGCAACATGGACTACGGCAAGAAAGACCCCTCGCTTGGCTGGCGCTACACCGATGCGTGGATGTCGATGGCCGGTATGGGCGATGTGGGCGAACCCAACGGCCTTCCGGTCGATGAATGGGGCATCCGCGTGAATGAGAACTCGCAGCCGACGGGCTCGTGCGTGGCGCGCGGCGGCGCGACCAACAGCCCCGCGGCAGTCTATGCCGTCACCAAGGCGATCGAGTGGCTGAACAAGTACTCGCCCCCGGCGGCCGCTGGCATGACCTTCTCCGAGGCCGGTCCGATCCCGGCGCAGGGCAACGTCGCGCAGCAGATGTTCTGGTACACCGCCTTCACCGCCGACACCGTCAAGCCGGGACTGCCGGTGATGAACGAGGACGGCACGCCCAAGTGGCGCATGGCTCCCTCGCCGCATGGCGTTTACTGGAAAGAGGGCCAGAAGGTCGGCTATCAGGACGCCGGTTCGTGGACGCTGATGCAATCCACCCCGGTGGATCGTGCCAAGGCGGCCTGGCTTTATGCCCAGTTCGTCACCTCGAAGACCGTGGACGTGAAGAAATCCCACGTGGGCCTGACCTTCATCCGCGAGTCGACCGTGCAGCATGACAGCTTCACCGAGCGCGCACCCAAGCTGGGCGGTTTGGTCGAGTTCTACCGCTCGCCCGCACGCGTGGCATGGTCGCCCACTGGTACCAACGTTCCGGATTACCCGAAGCTGGCGCAGCTGTGGTGGCAGAACATCGGCGATGCCATGTCGGGCGCCAAGACCCCGCAAGAGGCACTCGATGCGCTCTGCGCCGATCAGGAGCGCGTGCTGGAGCGTCTTGAGCGGGCCGGTATCCAGGGTGACATCGGTCCCAAGCTGAATGAGGAGATGGACGCCCAGTACTGGTTCGACCAGCCCGGCGCGCCCTATCCCAAGCTTGAAAACGAGGACGAAACCCCGCAGACCGTCAGCTATGATGAGCTGATCAAGTCCTGGCAGTAA
- a CDS encoding DUF2493 domain-containing protein: MTIHTRDDAYEPAHTASQTAHALDELQLYGYRPFDEPDPRPMPDGQRLAVAVADIFDALVATLEDTRMEPDLEEVLWGQVNLFHRATARIERTLDENEQAQRRLQREQDGSEVKSVELERLTAEGLTLVERRNCMDMMRDHAATEFVHHTGSTWRPRTGSMVNRQHMTAALIDSRDFLAAKRRAETEVMLPAGPKVALTGGTDFNDHRLIWGKLDQVRTKYPDMVLLHGGSPKGAELIAAKWAEARGVTQVAFKPDWTKHAKAAPFKRNDAMLDVLPVGVLVFPGTGIQENLADKAKKLGIPVMKFEKGA, translated from the coding sequence ATGACGATCCACACCCGCGACGACGCGTATGAACCCGCCCACACCGCATCCCAGACCGCCCATGCGCTCGACGAGCTGCAGCTCTATGGCTACCGCCCCTTTGACGAGCCCGATCCGCGTCCGATGCCAGATGGGCAGCGCCTCGCCGTCGCCGTCGCCGACATCTTCGACGCCCTCGTTGCGACCCTCGAAGACACCCGCATGGAACCCGACCTCGAAGAGGTGCTCTGGGGCCAGGTCAACCTCTTCCACCGCGCCACGGCCCGGATCGAGCGGACGCTCGATGAGAACGAGCAGGCGCAGCGCCGCCTCCAGCGCGAGCAGGACGGCTCCGAAGTGAAGTCCGTCGAACTCGAGCGCCTGACGGCCGAAGGCCTGACTCTCGTTGAACGGCGCAACTGCATGGACATGATGCGCGATCACGCGGCCACCGAGTTCGTCCATCACACGGGATCGACCTGGCGCCCCCGCACCGGCTCGATGGTGAACCGCCAGCACATGACCGCCGCCCTGATCGACAGCCGCGACTTCCTGGCCGCCAAGCGCCGCGCCGAGACCGAGGTAATGCTTCCCGCAGGCCCCAAGGTCGCCCTCACCGGCGGGACCGATTTCAATGATCACCGCCTGATCTGGGGCAAGCTCGACCAGGTCCGGACTAAGTATCCCGACATGGTCCTCCTGCACGGTGGCAGCCCGAAGGGCGCAGAGCTCATCGCCGCCAAATGGGCCGAAGCCCGGGGCGTGACGCAGGTGGCCTTCAAGCCCGACTGGACCAAGCACGCCAAGGCCGCGCCCTTCAAGCGCAACGACGCGATGCTGGATGTGCTCCCGGTCGGGGTCCTTGTCTTCCCCGGAACCGGTATCCAGGAAAACCTCGCCGACAAGGCCAAGAAGCTCGGCATCCCGGTCATGAAGTTCGAGAAGGGGGCGTGA
- a CDS encoding DUF7146 domain-containing protein, protein MKVRDAAELSRRLARDAEAVCRHYLPNGRRQGQYWTVGDARNTPGRSMFVRLKGPEAGPGAAGHWTDAATAEHGDLLDVIRESCGLTSFGDVVEEARRFLSLPLVELARPDTPMPARATMVSPDAAQRLIAMAQPIRGTPVETYLAGRGIAPVEDAGALRYHPRCYYRPDTGAPAQPRPAMIASVTDLQGRITGAHRTWLAPDGSGKAAVTTPRRAMGNLLGNAVRFGVADEVLAVGEGIETMLSLRAALPGMPMAAALSAGHLGALEIPRNLRRLYIARDADAAGDRAVATLTARALAAGIDVQVLSPRGGDFNDDLQATGLNQLRAALHPQLTPEDANKFGEG, encoded by the coding sequence GTGAAGGTGCGCGATGCAGCGGAACTGTCACGCCGCCTCGCGCGCGATGCTGAGGCCGTGTGTCGGCATTACCTTCCCAACGGGCGGCGGCAGGGTCAGTACTGGACCGTCGGCGATGCGCGCAACACGCCGGGGCGGTCGATGTTCGTCCGGCTGAAGGGACCGGAGGCGGGCCCCGGTGCCGCCGGTCATTGGACCGATGCCGCCACGGCCGAACATGGCGACCTTCTCGACGTGATCCGGGAGAGCTGTGGCCTGACCTCGTTCGGCGATGTTGTCGAGGAGGCGCGGCGCTTCCTGAGCCTGCCACTGGTCGAGCTTGCCCGGCCCGACACTCCTATGCCTGCCCGCGCCACCATGGTGTCGCCGGATGCGGCACAGCGGCTGATTGCCATGGCGCAGCCGATCCGGGGCACCCCGGTCGAGACCTATCTGGCTGGTCGTGGCATCGCGCCGGTCGAGGACGCGGGGGCGTTGCGGTATCATCCACGCTGCTACTATCGACCCGACACAGGCGCACCAGCGCAGCCGCGTCCGGCGATGATCGCGTCCGTCACCGACCTGCAGGGCAGGATCACCGGAGCGCACCGCACCTGGCTCGCGCCGGACGGCTCGGGCAAGGCGGCGGTCACCACTCCCCGGCGGGCCATGGGCAACCTCCTAGGCAATGCCGTGCGCTTCGGGGTTGCGGATGAGGTTCTGGCCGTCGGCGAAGGGATCGAGACGATGCTGTCGCTGCGCGCGGCATTGCCGGGCATGCCGATGGCGGCAGCATTGTCGGCTGGTCATCTGGGCGCGTTGGAGATCCCGCGCAACTTGCGACGCCTCTACATCGCCCGCGACGCCGATGCCGCGGGCGACAGGGCCGTCGCCACTCTGACCGCACGCGCGCTAGCGGCGGGGATCGACGTGCAGGTGCTGTCGCCCCGAGGCGGCGACTTCAACGACGACCTGCAGGCCACCGGCCTCAACCAGCTGCGCGCAGCACTCCACCCCCAACTCACACCAGAAGATGCAAACAAGTTCGGCGAAGGCTGA
- a CDS encoding tyrosine-type recombinase/integrase, protein MPERDLLGPWLRRFLTEFIVTERNLARNTRASYRDTFRLFLPFASRKLRKPVDRLTVRDLASGLVLKFLSHVEDDRGCSVRTRNQRLAAIKAFARFIGSRDPAHIEWCGHIRAISSKKTMQPSVGWLTRSEMEAMLAVPDRKTERGQHEYALLLFLYNTGARVSEATELKVQDLSLAARRGGHDLATLHGKGGKIRQCPLWPETERALAHEIREREMDAPVFVSRLGTGFTRFGVYRLIERCAAQVPALAGRTITPHVIRHTTACHLVLAGVDINTIRAWLGHVSISTTNIYAEIDLTLKANAVALCEVGQQRPGRSWKEDKDLMAFLKSL, encoded by the coding sequence ATGCCCGAGCGTGATCTTCTTGGCCCCTGGCTTCGGCGTTTCCTGACCGAATTCATCGTTACCGAGCGAAACCTGGCCCGAAATACGCGTGCCAGCTATCGTGATACCTTCCGCCTGTTCCTGCCATTTGCCAGCCGAAAGCTGAGAAAACCCGTTGACAGGTTGACGGTGCGTGACCTTGCATCAGGGCTCGTTCTAAAGTTCCTCTCGCATGTGGAGGACGACCGCGGATGTTCAGTCCGTACCCGCAATCAACGACTTGCCGCAATAAAAGCCTTTGCCCGCTTTATTGGCAGCAGAGATCCGGCGCATATCGAGTGGTGCGGGCATATCCGCGCCATCTCGTCGAAGAAAACCATGCAGCCATCTGTTGGATGGCTGACTCGGTCGGAAATGGAGGCGATGCTTGCGGTGCCGGATAGGAAGACGGAACGGGGGCAGCACGAATACGCGCTCCTGCTCTTCCTTTACAACACCGGCGCGCGCGTGTCCGAGGCAACAGAGCTGAAGGTGCAGGATCTGTCGCTTGCCGCCCGGAGGGGCGGCCATGATCTTGCGACCCTTCATGGGAAAGGCGGCAAGATCCGCCAGTGCCCGTTGTGGCCGGAAACCGAGCGGGCTCTTGCGCACGAAATCCGTGAACGCGAAATGGACGCACCTGTTTTTGTCAGCAGGCTGGGGACAGGGTTTACGCGCTTCGGGGTCTATCGCCTGATTGAGCGCTGTGCTGCGCAAGTTCCAGCGCTCGCTGGCCGCACGATCACGCCGCATGTGATCCGACATACGACCGCCTGCCATCTGGTTCTTGCCGGGGTAGACATCAACACCATCCGCGCCTGGCTTGGGCATGTGTCGATCAGCACGACCAACATTTATGCCGAGATCGACCTAACGCTGAAAGCCAACGCCGTTGCGCTATGCGAAGTCGGCCAACAGAGGCCAGGGCGCTCGTGGAAGGAGGACAAAGACCTGATGGCGTTCCTGAAATCGCTGTAG
- a CDS encoding tyrosine-type recombinase/integrase yields the protein MKLGVAIEHYVEWRQAHGAKFTTARNLLRQFLRHVGDEIECDDISTDQVLSFLIGQGPRTRHRDSKAYALAGFWRFAISRDYAGSSPLPASEGPRPLLAPPHIYSRIQLQRLFDLRNIEIALGRAKQLDPITFRTLLLLLYGAGLRYSEATGLARENVDMSTSVLTIRDTKFQKSRLVPFGLSLAKVLVDHLLQPAGKRYAKDGTAFLLSNRDGTRLASSTVQAAFDRLRRTADVRGSVGGRVAPRLHDLRHTFAVHRLTTWYRQGADVQRLMPVLSTYLGHSDLEGTKIYLTMTPELLSQASRRFALYAHGGDDARA from the coding sequence ATGAAACTGGGAGTTGCGATTGAGCACTACGTCGAATGGCGACAAGCACATGGTGCGAAGTTCACGACGGCACGGAACCTCTTGCGGCAGTTCCTGCGCCACGTCGGTGACGAAATAGAATGCGACGACATATCGACGGACCAGGTGCTGAGCTTTTTGATTGGTCAGGGACCTAGAACCCGGCATCGCGACAGCAAAGCTTATGCTCTGGCGGGCTTTTGGAGATTTGCAATCAGTCGCGATTACGCCGGCTCTTCGCCGCTCCCCGCAAGCGAAGGACCGCGACCCTTGCTGGCTCCACCTCATATTTACAGTCGCATACAGTTGCAGCGTCTCTTCGATCTTCGAAACATCGAGATCGCATTGGGCCGCGCGAAGCAACTCGACCCAATCACGTTCCGCACATTGCTCTTGCTGCTCTATGGCGCCGGGCTGCGCTACAGCGAGGCAACCGGCCTCGCGCGTGAAAATGTCGACATGTCAACTTCCGTCCTGACGATCCGGGATACCAAATTCCAAAAAAGCAGGTTGGTACCATTCGGATTGTCCCTCGCGAAAGTGCTTGTCGACCACCTGTTGCAGCCTGCGGGAAAGCGATATGCGAAGGATGGTACTGCGTTCTTGCTGTCGAATAGGGACGGCACGCGGCTCGCCAGCAGCACCGTTCAGGCTGCGTTCGACCGGCTACGGCGCACTGCGGACGTCCGTGGTAGCGTGGGTGGTAGAGTAGCGCCGCGCCTGCACGATCTCCGACACACCTTCGCCGTTCACAGGCTGACCACTTGGTATAGGCAGGGCGCAGATGTGCAACGGCTGATGCCGGTGCTGTCCACCTACCTCGGGCACTCCGATCTGGAAGGCACCAAGATCTACCTGACGATGACCCCGGAACTCTTGAGCCAAGCGTCGAGACGATTTGCGCTCTATGCCCATGGAGGTGATGATGCCCGAGCGTGA